In a single window of the Rhopalosiphum padi isolate XX-2018 chromosome 1, ASM2088224v1, whole genome shotgun sequence genome:
- the LOC132918401 gene encoding integrator complex subunit 6, which yields MTIIVFLIDTSASMCQRTYMGGRPTLLDIAKGAVESFVKVRQRSSESRGDRYMLLTFEEPPANIKAGWKENIGAFMNQLKNLRCAEMTTLGLALKNVFDILNINRMQSGIDTYGQGRSPFFLEPCIIVVITDGGRLSNASNVVDEFNLPMTNPIPGWEMTREPFRWDQRLFSLVLRMSGTPTVDRDTGLVANDTSPIDAMCEVTGGRSYCITSQRVLMQCIDSLVQKIQSGVVINFEKIGPEPLPISDKENGMDIDIGYEEFGKIGFGNADHINHQNGNKVNGIPNIVQPPSNAWHNCRKLIHVPKSAQKGFPMGFWPIPESYWPENTMNSLPPRCAHPTVKFSCVNQEPMVIESLPFDKYELEPCPLTQFILSRKQPTLCWQVFVANSYKTPEVMHPFGYLKASTTLSCVNLFVLPYNYPLLLPILDELIKVHRLKQTPEWRAQFQAYLRSTPGYYNAPLRRALTRMGVPSTVVTSLVPDTADNASLSYSVLSYLKRLKTQAKTEYDRLCTEVTNKQTAKTNLNLADYVRVNHISLLKKDMTTNPQLQNKFIHLREQLNDFNNYVVGTAKRKNVECNKTGGSGFRNPFDISRSKLLEVVKNMQTNFSHFSQTRFFEDDLVHSMPVSQMGNYQEYLKRMTSPLREVESMPVRQHMFGNPFKIDKRMMVDEADVDLVGAGSGSSSPRAGSKRALDSSPARRKPGPLPRHVCASPRPRSPSPAPFSPINSIVETPPILLPNGGETDEETPIPVNGECYPRAMCPSPPPPILEPYENNFDDDIDDDEIVPNDLCNHVPVIPEGNTVRQHLLTITANMNQEIDELSKQELIDIKQHNAKVRKLLFIEVKRPGQNYTALFHCLSTLKGPASIQLTYVNDIIAEALRFKRKKLVNKLEEFRKSYMRIPAAAR from the exons ATGACTATCATAGTGTTCCTCATCGACACCTCGGCCTCCATGTGTCAGCGGACCTACATGGGTGGCCGGCCGACGCTCTTGGACATCGCCAAAGGGGCCGTCGAATCCTTTGTCAAG GTAAGACAGCGATCTTCAGAGAGCCGAGGTGATAGATATATGTTGTTAACGTTCGAAGAACCACCAGCCAACATTAAG gcTGGTTGGAAAGAAAACATTGGCGCATTCATGAATCAATTGAAAAATTTGCGCTGTGCTGAAATGACCACTTTGGGCCTagcacttaaaaatgtattcgatatactaaatataaatcgtATGCAAAGCGGTATTGACACTTATGGTCAGGGTCGTTCTCCATTTTTTTTGGAACCTTGTATCATTGTAGTTATAACAGACGGTGGGCGTTTATCAAATGCATCAAATGTAGTTGATGAATTTAACCTACCCATGACAAACCCCATTCCTGGATGGGAAATGACTAGAGAACCATTTCGTTGGGATCAAAGATTATTTTCTTTAGTGTTACGAATGTCTGGCACTCCAACAGTAGATCGCGATACTGGACTAGTTGCCAATGATACATCTCCTATTGATGCTATGTGTGAAGTCACTGGag gtagatCGTATTGTATAACTTCACAAAGGGTATTAATGCAATGCATTGATAGTTTAGTGCAAAAAATACAAAGTGGTGttgtaataaattttgaaaaaattggtcCAGAACCTTTACCAATCAGTGACAAAGAAAATGGCATGGATATAGACATTGGTTATGAAGAATTTGGAAAAATAGGCTTTGGAAATGCTGATCATATAAATCATCAAAATGGA aataaagTGAATGGCATTCCCAATATTGTTCAACCTCCTTCCAATGCATGGCATAATTGTCGTAAACTCATTCATGTTCCAAAATCAGCTCAAAAAGGTTTTCCTATGGGATTTTGGCCTATACCTGAATCATATTGGCCTGAAAATACAATGAATTctttg CCACCAAGATGTGCACATCCAACAGTTAAATTTTCCTGTGTCAATCAAGAACCTATGGTGATAGAAAGTTTACCTTTTGACAAATATGAATTAGAACCATGTCCACTAACGCAATTCATTTTATCAAGGAAACAACCTACACTTTGTTGGCag gtttttgtTGCAAACAGTTATAAAACTCCAGAAGTGATGCATCCATTTGGTTATCTAAAAGCCAGTACAACTTTATCTTGTGTTAATCTTTTTGTATTGCCTTATAATTACCCTCTACTATTACCCATTCTCGATGAATTGATCAAAGTGCATAGATTAAAACAAACACCTGAATGGCGAGCTCAATTTCAAGCATATTTAAGAAGTACACCAGGATATTATAATGCT CCTTTGAGAAGAGCATTAACAAGAATGGGTGTGCCTAGTACCGTAGTGACTTCATTAGTGCCAGACACAGCAGACAATGCTTCATTAAGCTACTctgtattaagttatttaaaacgaCTTAAAACTCAAGCCAAAACAGAATATGATag attatgcACTGAAGTTACTAACAAACAAACagctaaaacaaatttaaatttagccgATTATGTCCGTGTTAATCACATATCATTGCTCAAAAAAGATATGACGACAAATCCTCAATtacaaa ataaatttattcATCTGCGCGAACAATTAAACGACTTTAATAACTATGTAGTAGGTACagctaaaagaaaaaatgtagaATGTAACAAAACTGGTGGTTCTGGTTTTCGTAATCCATTTGACATATCAAGAAGTAAACTTTTAGAAGTAGTCAAAAACATGCAAACTAATTTTTCTCATTTCTCTCAAACCAGATTCTTTGAAGAtg atCTAGTGCATTCAATGCCTGTAAGCCAAATGGGAAACTATCAAGAATACTTAAAACGTATGACATCACCACTCAGAGAAGTTGAATCAATGCCTGTTCGACAACACATGTTTGGAAACCCTTTCAAAATTGATAAA agAATGATGGTAGATGAAGCTGATGTTGACTTGGTTGGAGCAGGAAGTGGATCATCAAGTCCTAGAGCTGGATCAAAAAGAGCATTAGATAGCAGTCCCGCACGGAGAAAACCTGGGCCTTTACCACGACATGTATGTGCATCACCTCGGCCCAGATCACCATCACCTGCCCCTTTCAGTCCTATTAATTCAATAGTTGAAACTCCACCTATACTTTTACCTAATGGAGGAGAAACAG atgaaGAAACTCCAATTCCAGTTAATGGTGAATGTTACCCTAGGGCTATGTGCCCATCACCACCTCCACCCATTCTTGAACCATATGAAAATAACTTTGATGATGATATTGATGATGACGAGATTGTGCCAAATGATTTATGTAACCATGTTCCAGTAATTCCAGAAGGAAATACTGTTCGTCAACACTTGTTAACAATAACTGCTAATATGAATCAAGAAATTGATGAATTATCCAAACAAGAGTTGATAGACATTAAGCAACACAATGCAAAAGTTAGGAAACTTTTATTCATTGAAGTTAAACGTCCTGGTCAAA ATTATACAGCATTATTCCATTGTTTGAGTACATTAAAAGGTCCAGCGTCTATCCAATTGACCTATGTTAATGACATTATTGCTGAAGCCCTTAGgtttaagagaaaaaaattagttaacaaATTGGAGGAGTTTAGAAAATCATATATGCGAATTCCAGCTGCGGCcagatga
- the LOC132918402 gene encoding WD repeat-containing protein 48, with translation MSTLHKNCLAQPGRKKVQISFVIRDEEERRHRAGINSLQLDSKQGILYSAGRDGIIRQWDVRDNVEATYLRSLEHHTDWVNDIVLCCGGNYLISASSDTTVKLWGLRKENTCLSTLRTHKDYVRALAYARDKEVVASAGLDKTIFMWDVNMLTTLTTTNNTVTTASLPGSKNSIYSLAMNNSGTVLISGSTEKILRVWDTRTSDCMMKLIGHTDNVKALVVSRDGTQCLSGSSDGTIKLWSLGQQQCIQTLRIHKEGVWALAATENFSHVLSGGRDKKIYMTDLKNPNRVQLICNESAPVVKMVTTPDMSAVWVATSESSINCWRLRKSDETADFEDVPTEPYNQEPFRTLKGAAAIRKYHVLNDKRTILTQDTEKNVSVYDVLKASKLQDLGEVDFDEEIKKRHRIIYIPNWFSVDLKTGMLTIHLGQDENDCFAAWVSAKEAGINVTDDNLRVNYGNRMLRSLLENWLNRIQTDHGSSDGAQSTELNAQTKLDSQCCRIPKHTPLMISEVGGRCLYRMLVSQAGDENDVSILNETIPSWVMNVIVEKSIPKALKISFYLVPLSNTCIRPVKNGTLRPSRDRLVANDFIQVQKIAEYIHEKLSENDGSGPYNKTSDCISNHLQGNTPEKNFELSCNDQILSPTMDLRTLKHFIWKSSADLTIYFKAKH, from the exons ATGAgtactttacataaaaattgtctTGCACAGCCTGGACGTAAAAAAGTTCAA ATTTCATTTGTTATTCGTGATGAAGAAGAACGTAGACATAGAGCTGGTATTAATTCCCTACAGTTGGATTCCAAACaaggaatattatattctgcCGGTCGAGATGGAATAATACGACAATGGGATGTCCGAGATAATGTTGAAGCTACATATTTACGGTCATTAGAACATCACACTGATTGGGTTAATGATATTGTACTATGTTGCGGAGGAAATTATT TAATTTCTGCAAGTTCAGATACCACTGTTAAATTGTGGGGACTTCGAAAAGAAAATACTTGTCTATCAACCTTACGAACACATAAAGATTATGTTCGAGCTTTAGCATATGCTCGTGATAAAGAAGTAGTCGCATCAGCTGGGTTAGACAAAACAATATTCATGTGGGATGTTAATATGTTGACTACTTTAACTACTACTAACAATACTGTTACAA CGGCTTCCCTGCCTGGTAGCAAAAATTCTATTTACAGTTTGGCAATGAACAATAGTGGTACAGTTTTAATTAGTGGAAGTACAGAAAAAATTTTACGAGTATGGGACACAAGGACAAGTGACTGTATGATGAAATTGATTGGTCACACAGACAATGTAAAAGCTTTGGTTGTAAGTCGTGATGGTACACAATGCCTATCGGGTAGCTCAGATGGAACTATTAAATTATGGTCTCTAGGACAACAACAATGCATTCAAACTTTAAGAATTCATAAAGAAGGAGTTTGGGCATTAGca GCAACTGAAAATTTTTCCCATGTCTTATCTGGTGGtcgtgataaaaaaatttatatgacagatttaaaaaatcctAATAGGGTTCAACTTATATGCAATGAGTCTGCTCCGGTTGTAAAAATGGTTACAACGCCTGATATGAGTGCTGTTTGGGTAGCCACATCTGAGTCCTCAATTAATTGCTGG CGATTAAGAAAAAGTGATGAAACAGCTGATTTTGAAGATGTTCCAACAGAACCATACAATCAAGAACCATTTAGGACACTTAAAGGAGCTGCTGCTATACGAAAATATCATGTACTGAATGATAAACGAACTATATTGACACAAGACacagaaaaaaatgtttcgGTTTATGATGTTCTtaag gcTTCTAAACTACAAGATTTAGGTGAAGTCGATTTtgatgaagaaataaaaaaacgacaccgtataatatatataccaaacTGGTTTAGTGTTGATTTAAAAACAggg ATGTTGACGATTCATTTGGGACAAGATGAAAATGATTGTTTTGCAGCTTGGGTTTCTGCTAAGGAAGCAGGAATTAATGTCACAGATGATAACTTAagag taaattatggCAATCGGATGTTGAGATCATTGTTAGAAAATTGGCTCAATCGCATTCAAACAGATCATGGGTCTTCTGACGGAGCCCAGTCTACTGAACTCAATGCTCAGACAAAACTAGATTCGCAATGTTGTAGAATTCCTAAACATACACCACTTATGATAAGTGAAGTTGGTGGCCGGTGTTTGTATAGGATGTTAGTCAGTCAGGCTGGAGATGAAAATgatgtttcaattttaaacgAAACTATTCCTTCTTGGGTTATGAatgttattgttgaaaaaagtATACCTAAAGCCCTCAAGATATCATTTTATCTTGTGCCACTATCAAATACTTGTATTAGGCCTGTAAAaaa tgGTACTCTTCGTCCGAGTCGAGATCGCTTAGTGGCAAATGACTTTATTCAAGTTCAGAAAATAGCTGAGTATATTCATGAAAAATTGTCCGAAAATGATGGAAGTGGTCCATATAATAAAACCTCCGATTGCATAAGTAATCATCTACAGGGAAATACACCAGAGAAAAATTTTGAACTAAGTTGTAATGATCAAATACTTTCTCCTACAATGGATTTAAGGACTTTGAAACATTTCATTTGGAAATCTTCAGCTGATTTAACAATATACTTCAAGGCCaaacattaa